A window of the Camelus dromedarius isolate mCamDro1 chromosome 5, mCamDro1.pat, whole genome shotgun sequence genome harbors these coding sequences:
- the HNRNPC gene encoding heterogeneous nuclear ribonucleoproteins C1/C2 isoform X3 has product MASNVTNKTDPRSMNSRVFIGNLNTLVVKKSDVEAIFSKYGKIVGCSVHKGFAFVQYVNERNARAAVAGEDGRMIAGQVLDINLAAEPKVNRGKAGVKRSAAEMYGSSFDLDYDFQRDYYDRMYSYPARVPPPPPIARAVVPSKRQRVSGNTSRRGKSGFNSKSGQRGSSSKSGKLKGDDLQTIKKELTQIKQKVDSLLESLEKIEKEQSKQGVEMKNDKSEEEQSSSSLKKDETNVKMESEGGADDSAEEGDLLDDDDNEDRGDDQLELIKDDEKEAEEGEDDRDSANGEDDS; this is encoded by the exons ATGGCCAGCAATGTTACCAACAAGACAGATCCTCGCTCCATGAACTCCCGTGTATTCATTGGGAATCTCAATACTCTTGTGGTCAAGAAGTCTGATGTGGAGGCAATCTTCTCGAAATATGGCAAAATCGTGGGTTGCTCTGTTCACAAGGGCTTTGCCTTCGTTCAGTATGTTAATGAGAGAAATGCCCGGGCTGCTGTGGCAGGAGAGGATGGCAGGATGATTGCTGGCCAGGTTTTAG atattaaTCTGGCTGCAGAGCCAAAAGTGAACAGAGGAAAGGCAGGTGTGAAACGATCTGCAGCGGAGATGTACGG ctctTCTTTTGACTTGGACTATGATTTTCAACGGGATTATTATGACAG GATGTACAGTTACCCAGCAcgtgttcctcctcctcctcctattgCTCGGGCTGTTGTGCCCTCAAAACGCCAGCGTGTATCAGGAAACACCTCACGAAGGGGCAAAAGTGGCTTCAATTCTAAGAGTGGACAGCGAGGATCTTCTTCAAAGTCTGGAAAGT TGAAAGGAGATGACCTTCAGACCATTAAGAAGGAGTTGACCCAGATAAAACAAAAAGTGGATTCTCTACTGGAAAGCCtggaaaaaattgaaaaggaacaGAGCAAACAAGGAG TAGAGATGAAGAATGATAAGTCAGAAGAGGAGCAGAGCAGCAGCTCCCTGAAGAAAGATGAGACTAATGTGAAGATGGAGTCTGAGGGGGGTGCAGATGACTCTGCTGAGGAGGGGGACCTActggatgatgatgataatgaagaTCGGGGGGATGACCAG CTGGAGTTGATCAAGGATGATGAAAAAGAGGCTGAGGAAGGAGAGGATGACAGAGACAGCGCCAATGGCGAGGATGACTCTTAA
- the HNRNPC gene encoding heterogeneous nuclear ribonucleoproteins C1/C2 isoform X1, translating into MASNVTNKTDPRSMNSRVFIGNLNTLVVKKSDVEAIFSKYGKIVGCSVHKGFAFVQYVNERNARAAVAGEDGRMIAGQVLDINLAAEPKVNRGKAGVKRSAAEMYGSVPEHPSPSPLLSSSFDLDYDFQRDYYDRMYSYPARVPPPPPIARAVVPSKRQRVSGNTSRRGKSGFNSKSGQRGSSSKSGKLKGDDLQTIKKELTQIKQKVDSLLESLEKIEKEQSKQGVEMKNDKSEEEQSSSSLKKDETNVKMESEGGADDSAEEGDLLDDDDNEDRGDDQLELIKDDEKEAEEGEDDRDSANGEDDS; encoded by the exons ATGGCCAGCAATGTTACCAACAAGACAGATCCTCGCTCCATGAACTCCCGTGTATTCATTGGGAATCTCAATACTCTTGTGGTCAAGAAGTCTGATGTGGAGGCAATCTTCTCGAAATATGGCAAAATCGTGGGTTGCTCTGTTCACAAGGGCTTTGCCTTCGTTCAGTATGTTAATGAGAGAAATGCCCGGGCTGCTGTGGCAGGAGAGGATGGCAGGATGATTGCTGGCCAGGTTTTAG atattaaTCTGGCTGCAGAGCCAAAAGTGAACAGAGGAAAGGCAGGTGTGAAACGATCTGCAGCGGAGATGTACGGGTCAGTACCAGAACACCCTTCTCCGTCCCCTCTACTCAG ctctTCTTTTGACTTGGACTATGATTTTCAACGGGATTATTATGACAG GATGTACAGTTACCCAGCAcgtgttcctcctcctcctcctattgCTCGGGCTGTTGTGCCCTCAAAACGCCAGCGTGTATCAGGAAACACCTCACGAAGGGGCAAAAGTGGCTTCAATTCTAAGAGTGGACAGCGAGGATCTTCTTCAAAGTCTGGAAAGT TGAAAGGAGATGACCTTCAGACCATTAAGAAGGAGTTGACCCAGATAAAACAAAAAGTGGATTCTCTACTGGAAAGCCtggaaaaaattgaaaaggaacaGAGCAAACAAGGAG TAGAGATGAAGAATGATAAGTCAGAAGAGGAGCAGAGCAGCAGCTCCCTGAAGAAAGATGAGACTAATGTGAAGATGGAGTCTGAGGGGGGTGCAGATGACTCTGCTGAGGAGGGGGACCTActggatgatgatgataatgaagaTCGGGGGGATGACCAG CTGGAGTTGATCAAGGATGATGAAAAAGAGGCTGAGGAAGGAGAGGATGACAGAGACAGCGCCAATGGCGAGGATGACTCTTAA
- the HNRNPC gene encoding heterogeneous nuclear ribonucleoproteins C1/C2 isoform X2 — MASNVTNKTDPRSMNSRVFIGNLNTLVVKKSDVEAIFSKYGKIVGCSVHKGFAFVQYVNERNARAAVAGEDGRMIAGQVLDINLAAEPKVNRGKAGVKRSAAEMYGSVPEHPSPSPLLSSSFDLDYDFQRDYYDRMYSYPARVPPPPPIARAVVPSKRQRVSGNTSRRGKSGFNSKSGQRGSSSKSGKLKGDDLQTIKKELTQIKQKVDSLLESLEKIEKEQSKQGEMKNDKSEEEQSSSSLKKDETNVKMESEGGADDSAEEGDLLDDDDNEDRGDDQLELIKDDEKEAEEGEDDRDSANGEDDS; from the exons ATGGCCAGCAATGTTACCAACAAGACAGATCCTCGCTCCATGAACTCCCGTGTATTCATTGGGAATCTCAATACTCTTGTGGTCAAGAAGTCTGATGTGGAGGCAATCTTCTCGAAATATGGCAAAATCGTGGGTTGCTCTGTTCACAAGGGCTTTGCCTTCGTTCAGTATGTTAATGAGAGAAATGCCCGGGCTGCTGTGGCAGGAGAGGATGGCAGGATGATTGCTGGCCAGGTTTTAG atattaaTCTGGCTGCAGAGCCAAAAGTGAACAGAGGAAAGGCAGGTGTGAAACGATCTGCAGCGGAGATGTACGGGTCAGTACCAGAACACCCTTCTCCGTCCCCTCTACTCAG ctctTCTTTTGACTTGGACTATGATTTTCAACGGGATTATTATGACAG GATGTACAGTTACCCAGCAcgtgttcctcctcctcctcctattgCTCGGGCTGTTGTGCCCTCAAAACGCCAGCGTGTATCAGGAAACACCTCACGAAGGGGCAAAAGTGGCTTCAATTCTAAGAGTGGACAGCGAGGATCTTCTTCAAAGTCTGGAAAGT TGAAAGGAGATGACCTTCAGACCATTAAGAAGGAGTTGACCCAGATAAAACAAAAAGTGGATTCTCTACTGGAAAGCCtggaaaaaattgaaaaggaacaGAGCAAACAAGGAG AGATGAAGAATGATAAGTCAGAAGAGGAGCAGAGCAGCAGCTCCCTGAAGAAAGATGAGACTAATGTGAAGATGGAGTCTGAGGGGGGTGCAGATGACTCTGCTGAGGAGGGGGACCTActggatgatgatgataatgaagaTCGGGGGGATGACCAG CTGGAGTTGATCAAGGATGATGAAAAAGAGGCTGAGGAAGGAGAGGATGACAGAGACAGCGCCAATGGCGAGGATGACTCTTAA
- the HNRNPC gene encoding heterogeneous nuclear ribonucleoproteins C1/C2 isoform X4, producing MASNVTNKTDPRSMNSRVFIGNLNTLVVKKSDVEAIFSKYGKIVGCSVHKGFAFVQYVNERNARAAVAGEDGRMIAGQVLDINLAAEPKVNRGKAGVKRSAAEMYGSSFDLDYDFQRDYYDRMYSYPARVPPPPPIARAVVPSKRQRVSGNTSRRGKSGFNSKSGQRGSSSKSGKLKGDDLQTIKKELTQIKQKVDSLLESLEKIEKEQSKQGEMKNDKSEEEQSSSSLKKDETNVKMESEGGADDSAEEGDLLDDDDNEDRGDDQLELIKDDEKEAEEGEDDRDSANGEDDS from the exons ATGGCCAGCAATGTTACCAACAAGACAGATCCTCGCTCCATGAACTCCCGTGTATTCATTGGGAATCTCAATACTCTTGTGGTCAAGAAGTCTGATGTGGAGGCAATCTTCTCGAAATATGGCAAAATCGTGGGTTGCTCTGTTCACAAGGGCTTTGCCTTCGTTCAGTATGTTAATGAGAGAAATGCCCGGGCTGCTGTGGCAGGAGAGGATGGCAGGATGATTGCTGGCCAGGTTTTAG atattaaTCTGGCTGCAGAGCCAAAAGTGAACAGAGGAAAGGCAGGTGTGAAACGATCTGCAGCGGAGATGTACGG ctctTCTTTTGACTTGGACTATGATTTTCAACGGGATTATTATGACAG GATGTACAGTTACCCAGCAcgtgttcctcctcctcctcctattgCTCGGGCTGTTGTGCCCTCAAAACGCCAGCGTGTATCAGGAAACACCTCACGAAGGGGCAAAAGTGGCTTCAATTCTAAGAGTGGACAGCGAGGATCTTCTTCAAAGTCTGGAAAGT TGAAAGGAGATGACCTTCAGACCATTAAGAAGGAGTTGACCCAGATAAAACAAAAAGTGGATTCTCTACTGGAAAGCCtggaaaaaattgaaaaggaacaGAGCAAACAAGGAG AGATGAAGAATGATAAGTCAGAAGAGGAGCAGAGCAGCAGCTCCCTGAAGAAAGATGAGACTAATGTGAAGATGGAGTCTGAGGGGGGTGCAGATGACTCTGCTGAGGAGGGGGACCTActggatgatgatgataatgaagaTCGGGGGGATGACCAG CTGGAGTTGATCAAGGATGATGAAAAAGAGGCTGAGGAAGGAGAGGATGACAGAGACAGCGCCAATGGCGAGGATGACTCTTAA